The Caldisericum exile AZM16c01 region ATCGTGCACTGATTGTCCTCTTGAAAATGTTTGCGACTTTTGTCTTACAAGCGATTCGGATTGCTATAATAACACTCCCTCATGTGCAGATTGTTTGTGGTATAGGGGTATTGTTCAGTGTCCATAGGTATTATAATAATTATTGGAGGCGATAGAAACGGGTATTAAAGATTACCTAAAGTTAAGAAACCCCAAAAATGTTGTAGATAAAATTGTGGAATTTATCAAAGAGCAGTTTGAAAAACGCAACGCAAATGGTGTGATATGTGGTCTTTCGGGTGGGATTGATTCAGCACTTGTTGCATTTTTGCTTGGAAGAGCGCTTCCAAAAGAAAAAATTCTTACGCTTTTCATGGGTGAGCGTGACACTCACCCAGACAGTTTAAAGCATGCACGCCTTGTTGCCGAAACCCTTGGCGTAGAACTAAGAGAGATAAATATCACAGGAATTCTCAGAAGTATAGGTGTTTATTCTCTTGAACCATCACCTTTATTTATTCCAAGAAAGTTTCAGGAGCGTTATACGATTAATAAGTATTTATCAAATCAGGATGAAAAAGAAACTTCGTTTTTGAAATCCCTCAAAGGTGGGGCAGGAAGTATTGAGATAATGAAAGGAAATGCTTACCTACACACAAAGCACCGGATAAGAGCAGTGCTACTATACTTTTATGGTGAACAAAAGAATTACATTGTTGCAGGATGTTGCAACAAAACGGAAAAACTCACAGGATATTTTGTAAAATATGGAGATTCTGCATCTGACTTTGACCCCATTGCAGACCTATATAAAACTCAGGTAAGAGAACTTGGTGAATTTTTAGGCGTTCCACGGGAGATTATTGAAAAGCCACCCTCACCTGATCTTGCGCCGGGGATAACAGATGAATTTGCCTTACAAATGCCGTATGAAAAAATTGATATTATACTTTATGCACTTGAGCACAACCTTGAAAGTGAACTCAAAAATGAGGGTATAAGCGAAAAAGAAATTGAATACATTAAAACCCTCAAGGAATTATCATCCCACATGCGGGAACTCCCCCCACATCCAGAAATTAAAAATTAAACAAACAAATTCTCAAAATTTAATCCCGAAAACCATTGTTAAGAACTTTCTTAAGCAAGAATATTTATTTTTCTTAATTTGATATATGATTCAGGTATTGACAATTCTGCCTAAACTAAAGGTGGGATAAATTGCATAGATTTCTTGTTGAATTTAAATTGTCTTTGCAATGGCAACCACAATCTTATCATATTTAATGGTTTCATCGGGTGACAGGAAGCGCGTTTTTTTGTCCTTCAGCCATTTTGAAAGGGTATGAAAACGTCTAATTCATTATCCAAAAAGGAATTTCAATATTGATTCGAATTTAATTGATGTTCCATTAATATTAACTTCTTTTTCCTCGTCCCAGGTTATAACTTTTAATTCTTTTGCATTGAGTTCTTCCTGGGCTTCAATTAGGCTTTTAACTTCCCTTTTTTCTGTTTCGATGTTCGTGGTATCGTATGAAACTTGAATCAATGTGTTAATTTGTAAACCATCTTTTATAACAAAATCCACTTCTCTTCCATTTCTTGTTTTGTAGTAAAAGAATTCAGTGTTTGGTTTCTTACCATTTTTTATAAGTTCTGTAAAAATAAGATTTTCAAGCATTTTGCCTCTATCTAAGGATGTTCTCACAGATTTTGCAGTTATATATCCATTGTCAACCACATAGATTTTTCTGGGAGATTTTATTCTTTGAGAAGCCTTCGAGGAATATTGAGAAAGTTCAAAGAAGATGTATGACTCTTCAAGGTATTTAACGTACTTTTCGGTTGTGGTAACGCTTTTTAAGGATAGGAAGTTTTGGATAGACCTAAAACTTAGCAGGTTTGAAAAGTTATTTATAAGGTATGTTGCAATATTATCTATTTCTGAAGCATGCTTTACTCTGTATCGTTTTACAACATCCTTAAATATTATTGAATCAAAAAGTGTTTTTAAGTATTCCTTTGGTTCAAATCCTTTTACGGCAATTTCTGGGAATCCGCCGTTAAGAAGATATTCTTCAGCAAGATGTAGTAATATGCCTCGCTTTTGAGGTATACTTAGATATTCTTCCTCAAACGTGTAATTCTTTGCTTTTAAGAATTCCTTGAAATTGAATGGGAGGATTTCTATGGGAATATGCCTTCCTGTAAGGGCGGTTGAAAGTTCCTTACTAAGAAGTTTTGAATTTGAGCCTGTTATTGTAATATTGTAACCTTCACGTTTTAATCTATTAGCGAAGAGTTCCCATCTTGGAAGATTTTGTATTTCATCAAAAAGCACAAACTTGGTGTTTCCGTAAACTTCATGAAGGTTCTTAATAAGTTCATCGGTATTAAGAACTTCCGAAAGATTTAATGATTCATCATCAAAGTTAAAATACATAAAAGGCAATTCTTTTAAAAGCATAAATGCAAAGATTGACTTGCCTGCCCTTCTTGGCCCTATGATAACTTTAATAATGTCACTTTCAAGCCATTTTTTTGCCGTAGTTATCTTTTCTCTTTCAATGTAAATGCCCTTTAAAATTTCTTCCTTTTCGTATTTTTGCTTTAGAACAGTATTTTTTATCATTTTATCATTAAATGGTCAAAATTGGTTATTTTTGACCACTATACATATTATAATGGTCAATTTAAAAAAGTCAAGTAAGAAATTTTTAAGTGAGAAGTGAAAAATGGGGAGTCTTGTTAATCTAACTCCACCCATAAACATTAAAAATCTTTTTATCCTTAGG contains the following coding sequences:
- the nadE gene encoding NAD(+) synthase, which codes for MEAIETGIKDYLKLRNPKNVVDKIVEFIKEQFEKRNANGVICGLSGGIDSALVAFLLGRALPKEKILTLFMGERDTHPDSLKHARLVAETLGVELREINITGILRSIGVYSLEPSPLFIPRKFQERYTINKYLSNQDEKETSFLKSLKGGAGSIEIMKGNAYLHTKHRIRAVLLYFYGEQKNYIVAGCCNKTEKLTGYFVKYGDSASDFDPIADLYKTQVRELGEFLGVPREIIEKPPSPDLAPGITDEFALQMPYEKIDIILYALEHNLESELKNEGISEKEIEYIKTLKELSSHMRELPPHPEIKN
- a CDS encoding ATP-binding protein — translated: MIKNTVLKQKYEKEEILKGIYIEREKITTAKKWLESDIIKVIIGPRRAGKSIFAFMLLKELPFMYFNFDDESLNLSEVLNTDELIKNLHEVYGNTKFVLFDEIQNLPRWELFANRLKREGYNITITGSNSKLLSKELSTALTGRHIPIEILPFNFKEFLKAKNYTFEEEYLSIPQKRGILLHLAEEYLLNGGFPEIAVKGFEPKEYLKTLFDSIIFKDVVKRYRVKHASEIDNIATYLINNFSNLLSFRSIQNFLSLKSVTTTEKYVKYLEESYIFFELSQYSSKASQRIKSPRKIYVVDNGYITAKSVRTSLDRGKMLENLIFTELIKNGKKPNTEFFYYKTRNGREVDFVIKDGLQINTLIQVSYDTTNIETEKREVKSLIEAQEELNAKELKVITWDEEKEVNINGTSIKFESILKFLFG